In Vicia villosa cultivar HV-30 ecotype Madison, WI unplaced genomic scaffold, Vvil1.0 ctg.002451F_1_1, whole genome shotgun sequence, the following are encoded in one genomic region:
- the LOC131638854 gene encoding uncharacterized protein LOC131638854 — protein MDGEMVIETQAKGSETTSLVCLRCPLSIFDRGFAVDLIHLPLSGVDVMLGMNWLEFNFVQINFYNKSVWFLAPDEEEKVGLLTVRWCVTFLKFFPDDISDVAPEREVEFSTDLVPNTRPVSMALYMMSASKLAELKKQLEDLLEKKFVRPSVSPWGAPVFLVKKKDNSVRLCVDYQ, from the exons ATGGATGGAGAGATGGTTATTGAGACTCAAGCTAAGGGATCAGAGACTACTTCTCTAGTGTGCTTGAGATGTCCTTTGTCAATCTTCGACAGAGGGTTTGCTGTGGATTTAATTCATTTACCATTGAGTGGTGTGGATGTGATGTTaggtatgaactggttggaattcaatttTGTTCAAATTAATTTCTACAACAAGTCTGTTTGGTTTCTTGCTCCTGATGAGGAGGAGAAAGTTGGTTTATTGACTGTTAG GTGGTGCGTGACTTTCTTGAAGTTTTTTCCGGATGATATATCAGATGTGGCgccagaaagagaagtggagttctcGACTGATCTTGTTCCTAATACCAGACCTGTTTCCATGGCACTGTACATGATGTCGGCATCTAAGTTAGCAGAgttgaagaagcaattagaagacTTGCTTGAAAAGAAATTCGTGAGACCAAGTGTGTCGCCTTGGGGAGCTCCGGTGTTTTTGGTGAAAAAGAAAGACAATAGTGTGAGATTGTGTGTAGACTACCAATAG
- the LOC131638852 gene encoding GDSL esterase/lipase At1g29660-like — protein MAGETKTLFGLYLVLLAACYMQHCVNGESQVPCLFIFGDSFSDSGNNNYIETTANSDYLPFGIDFPTGPTGRATNGRTKIDIIGELLGFEKKIPPFANTTGYDILKGVNYASSSGGILYETGKKTAINNIYLGLQLQNHKITVSRIVAELGGLAQAKDHLSKCLYYVYMGTNDYALNYFQPQHYSTSKQYNPTEYAQLLIDQLSNYLQVLHNNYARKLVLVGLDKIGCSPLAISDEGKPIGSCVEEQNDAALIYSQKLRSLVEDFNSLVLYSKTIFINTTALVPDSSVGFTVTDRACCPLKANGFCFPDSIPCTNRNEYVWFDGIHPTEAVNNFVALAAYNSADTPDVTYPLDINQLAQYVTGKGT, from the exons ATGGCTGGTGAAACTAAAACATTGTTTGGTTTGTATCTTGTTCTCTTGGCTGCATGCTACATGCAGCATTGTGTCAATGGAGAATCTCAAGTGCCTTGCCTTTTCATATTTGGAGACTCTTTCTCTGACAGTGGAAACAATAACTATATTGAAACCACTGCAAACTCTGATTACTTGCCTTTTGGTATCGACTTTCCAACAGGACCAACAGGAAGAGCTACCAATGGGAGAACCAAAATTGACATAATTG GCGAACTACTTGGATTTGAGAAAAAGATTCCACCTTTTGCAAATACCACTGGTTATGACATTCTGAAAGGTGTTAACTACGCATCTAGTTCGGGTGGAATTCTTTACGAGACCGGCAAAAAAACTGcg ATTAATAATATCTACTTGGGATTGCAATTACAAAATCACAAAATTACAGTGTCCAGAATTGTTGCCGAGCTTGGCGGTTTGGCACAAGCCAAAGATCATCTCTCAAAGTGCTTGTATTATGTTTATATGGGCACCAACGATTACGCACTAAATTATTTCCAACCACAACACTATTCAACAAGTAAACAGTATAACCCTACCGAATATGCTCAACTTCTTATTGACCAATTATCCAATTATCTACAG GTTTTGCATAACAATTATGCAAGAAAACTCGTGCTAGTCGGGTTGGATAAAATAGGTTGCTCACCACTTGCCATTTCTGATGAAGGGAAACCTATTGGATCATGTGTTGAAGAACAGAATGATGCTGCATTAATCTATAGTCAGAAGCTTAGATCTCTTGTGGAAGACTTCAATTCCCTAGTTCTTTATTCCAAAACTATCTTCATAAATACCACGGCTTTAGTCCCTGACAGCTCCGTTG GTTTTACTGTTACAGATAGAGCTTGCTGTCCCTTAAAAGCTAATGGATTCTGTTTCCCTGACTCAATACCGTGCACTAATAGAAATGAATACGTTTGGTTTGATGGAATTCATCCCACGGAAGCTGTGAACAACTTTGTTGCATTAGCTGCGTACAACAGCGCTGATACTCCAGATGTGACTTATCCGTTGGATATCAACCAACTTGCTCAGTACGTTACTGGAAAGGGGACTTAG
- the LOC131638855 gene encoding uncharacterized protein LOC131638855, protein MEGRDKVEWSGLGGGSFSIASCYEFLAGFNYPFGPPNIFDVVKDLIWKVHVPFNIKAFGWRLLINRLPTKDLLMGRGVSLSIENSLCAFCGTIPESCDRSFFKCKEAGVVWREIAVWVGKPVSGMEEDCLQSFMDWFLFCKKKKVKEGKCGVIWLAILWIFWLSRNGFCFRNEGWVVDNTVWNIKSLLWKWSFFGEITHPIYSFYEFTKDPLFFLS, encoded by the coding sequence ATGGAGGGGAGAGATAAGGTGGAGTGGAGCGGTTTGGGAGGAGGTTCGTTCTCCATTGCTTCTTGTTACGAGTTTTTGGCCGGTTTTAACTATCCGTTTGGCCCTCCGAATATATTCGATGTTGTGAAGGATTTAATTTGGAAGGTGCATGTGCCGTTTAATATtaaggcttttggttggaggcTTCTAATTAATAGGTTACCAACCAAGGATTTATTGATGGGTAGGGGTGTTTCTTTGTCGATAGAGAATTCTTTGTGTGCTTTTTGTGGTACTATTCCGGAAAGTTGTGATCGTTCTTTTTTCAAGTGTAAAGAGGCGGGTGTGGTTTGGAGAGAGATAGCGGTTTGGGTTGGAAAACCGGTTAGTGGGATGGAAGAAGATTGTTTACAAAGCTTTATGGATTGGTTcctcttttgtaaaaaaaagaaagttaaggAAGGTAAATGTGGGGTGATATGGTTAGCTATTTTGTGGATTTTTTGGTTGTCTAGAAATGGTTTTTGCTTCCGCAATGAAGGTTGGGTTGTTGATAATACGGTTTGGAATATCAAGTCTTTGTTATGGAAGTGGTCGTTTTTCGGAGAAATTACGCACCCAATATATAGTTTCTATGAGTTTACTAAAGACCCTTTGTTTTTCCTCTCATAG
- the LOC131638856 gene encoding uncharacterized protein LOC131638856 produces MEGGGVHREGGWFKAARRHFRNWVPRWKVFLAKSKVVIGVTSFTISEFPENCRAEDLFVLFGCIGNTVEVAIAPRRNKLGKRFGIARFSDVEDARGLGVKLDNVAFEGKKIHANIPRFERQGYGVVKPVNLDSSSRTVPRRVPVNDPLVKSWGGARFNGRSFTEVVNNVARGDGLASVQVPVVCASSVEDKGRLSKAWVGELYIPGSGHGIQKSIEKAGFYGIVTSPLGAKLCLVEECEGGALYEFLGEEEGWWKSWFVGMSKWSEEVVDVSRAAWIRVFGIPCLGWNSAVFSSVGNRFGKFISVDEATASGRQFEVTRIQVCIDFNSTIPKSVDLQLDGKVFKLVLLVEHQFAFHSSCYPIPLDESVSSESINSDDCESWGEQSVLKSGSSLEHRDSIEDFELDVKILGGTVLVPVSDSAKAKGGVSVGVLREDSAAESVLVVRRWETRTLRREVLRCRRKWKLLLFRVLLGTDKIIALKR; encoded by the coding sequence ATGGAGGGTGGTGGTGTTCATCGAGAGGGAGGGTGGTTCAAGGCGGCTCGTCGTCACTTTCGTAACTGGGTCCCTCGTTGGAAAGTGTTTCTGGCAAAGAGTAAGGTTGTCATTGGCGTCACTTCTTTTACCATTTCTGAGTTCCCGGAAAATTGCAGGGCGGAAGACCTTTTCGTGTTGTTCGGATGTATTGGTAATACCGTGGAGGTTGCAATTGCACCTAGGAGGAACAAGTTGGGCAAGCGGTTTGGAATTGCGAGATTCTCGGATGTGGAGGACGCTCGGGGTTTGGGGGTTAAGTTGGATAATGTGGCTTTCGAAGGGAAGAAGATTCACGCGAACATTCCAAGATTTGAGAGGCAAGGATACGGGGTTGTGAAGCCTGTTAATCTGGATAGTTCCTCTAGAACCGTTCCTCGCCGCGTACCTGTGAACGACCCTCTGGTCAAGTCTTGGGGAGGGGCAAGGTTTAATGGAAGATCTTTTACTGAGGTGGTGAACAACGTTGCTAGAGGGGACGGATTAGCGTCTGTTCAGGTTCCTGTGGTTTGTGCTTCGTCTGTGGAGGATAAAGGGAGACTTTCAAAGGCTTGGGTAGGAGAACTTTACATTCCTGGATCTGGGCATGGCATTCAAAAGAGTATCGAAAAGGCTGGTTTTTACGGTATTGTGACGTCGCCTCTTGGGGCAAAATTGTGTTTAGTGGAAGAATGTGAGGGAGGGGCTTTGTATGAATTTTTGGGGGAGGAGGAAGGGTGGTGGAAGAGTTGGTTTGTAGGGATGTCGAAGTGGAGCGAGGAGGTGGTGGACGTTTCGAGAGCGGCGTGGATTCGTGTTTTTGGGATTCCTTGTCTTGGGTGGAATTCAGCTGTTTTTTCGTCTGTGGGCAATCGTTTTGGAAAATTCATTAGTGTGGATGAAGCAACAGCAAGCGGTCGTCAATTCGAAGTAACTAGAATTCAGGTTTGCATTGATTTTAATTCTACCATTCCTAAGTCtgttgatctgcagcttgatGGTAAAGTCTTTAAGCTGGTTCTTTTAGTAGAGCATCAGTTTGCGTTCCACTCTTCTTGTTACCCGATTCCGCTTGATGAGTCTGTTTCCTCTGAATCCATTAATTCTGATGACTGCGAGTCGTGGGGTGAACAATCGGTTCTGAAGTCTGGTAGTAGTCTTGAGCATAGGGATTCTATTGAGGATTTCGAATTGGATGTGAAGATTTTGGGTGGAACCGTTTTAGTTCCTGTCTCTGATTCTGCAAAGGCGAAAGGGGGAGTTTCGGTAGGTGTTTTGCGCGAAGATTCAGCCGCTGAGTCTGTTCTAGTTGTAAGGAGGTGGGAAACACGAACCCTCAGGCGAGAGGTTCTTCGGTGTCGGAGGAAGTGGAAACTACTACTGTTCCGTGTTCTTTTAGGAACAGACAAGATCATTGCTCTAAAAAGGTGA